The window TAAAATTCAGAGAGTAAATGTCAGCTCCAGGACATTACGTGCAATGGCAAACAAAGAAGAAATCACCTTGATCACGAAGGCACAATGCTGTACAAGTAGCTGTGACAGCATTTTGAAGCTGATGGGCACCAAGCAAGTGGAGGTTCACATTAGGTACTGTGATAAACTGCAAAAGGGATACATAATGTTATTATTTAATCAAATCAAAGGAAATCTTTGGCATGCTTTTAGTGGAAAAGAGAAATACAAGTAAATTCATTCTCATAAAAAAAAGCAAATCAAAGGACAAAAGTCTGTTCAAACTTGCCATTTGCAAATCCTCCAATTGGATGACTATGTCACAGGTCTGACTAGGTTTTCCATCATCTTCCATTCTTAACCATTTTAATGTTTTCTGAATGCCAGGATCACATGCTGATATCACCATGGACTTCATCAAAGATGCTTTATGCCTAATAATGCATTCAATGTGTGACTCAAAAGGTCCACCAATAACAACCTGCGACATCAACAGTTAAGAGTCACAGCAAAGAGCATACTTCAACAGGAAAAGCATATAAAATCACAGTTCCACAACTGTCATAAGTCTTAAGTATAAAAGCAAAAACCATTGATCAAGGTGTCAGAAACTTCGTTATTTACAAAATTTCATTTACACTATGACTTCCTTGTAGCAAATTAGCAACAGtaatgatatatatacatatatatatatatatatatatatatatatatatagactgcGAAGTAACATGAAAATCACAAGTAATTTCATGACAGAAGTGCTGGAAAAACATACTATAAAAGTAGTGGAATTCTATACAGGAAAACCTAACCTCTCAAGTAATTATTCCCAGATCTGTTAACTTGTAATCTTTGTGAAATCATTGTGCAGAGAATGCATTCATGATATGGGCAGTTACAAGAAACTCAATAATCTAGGTCGGCAAGAGTCACAACTTTCATATGGAAGAATAAGTATACCTGAACTTGCACAAAAGAATCTATATGGGAATCATTTATAAGATTACTTTCAGCCCAACAAGTATGATAAAGGGACGTAAAGATTTTGTTTAAACATCCAATGTACTATTATTAACCTTAAAAGGTTTAAGGAACATCACAACTTCTACATGCAGTTCTGATGCTAGTGGAGGTTTCATATGTTATGTGACATCAACATCGAGTCAGTTACAACTGAAATTTGGACTTCGAAAAAAATACTAGAAGGAAGACCATCATTATAATCAACAGTCAGGAACCATTAAAAGAATGACCATTGCTCTCCGGTGCTAAGAATTGACCTTCCTAAACTAAAGATGAAAGTCCAATCAACAAATCATTTAAGTAATACCAAGACAGGTAACAAATGAATTGGCACAAAAGAACACACAAAAAGAAAATGGCGATAAGCAACAGACATAGtgctttaaataaatatattagttTTATTATTGAAGGAAGAAATTTCAGGATAGCTGGTAGGTAATAGACTGCTCGTTGTGCAGAAAGGTACAACAACTGCTGACTCCAAACTGCTTCAGAAGGCaacaatgaatgaagaaataaccagataagaaaaaaatttgagaAGAAGGTACAATTATGCCACATGTATATTTGTAGTAACTTTAACTGGATATAGTTACGGAGTCATATGTGTATATAAACacacttgaaaatattcccagaaAAATTCAGGTGACTGCAAAAGAATTGAACAGCGAGAATTACACAACTGGGCATCCATGCTTGATGATCCCCGATTTTGCCATCGCAATGCTTTCTAATGAACCACCTAATGCAGCCAAGTGTTCCTCACCTATCGATGTTATAACTGATGTAGCTAGTTCAGTGCTGCATATAACATTCGTAGCATCCCTAGCTCCACCGAGGCCAGCCTGTTCAGCAGGTAAtgattatatgattatattactGCATACCAAAAGACCTCTAAATAAAAAACTATCGGATACCTATAATTAATTGCACTACAAGGAACATTTTGAGACGTGGGTCATCTAAGAAAATGTTAGTAAACAGTGGAATTAAATATTCGGTTAATGAAATATATGACTTACTTCAATAACAGCAATGTCAACCCTCTCTTCAGAGAACAGGAGATAGGCAAGAGCAGTGAAAACCTACAATGACTTCATTAGTGTTCATCAGATCTCATGACACAATAAGAATTTGAGGTCTTCGCTAGtagaaacttacacatctttaaaaaaaaacaacaatCTTCGTGGACAAGTTATCAACCAAACTGAAAGAAACTGAAGTAATATAAACAAGCAGCGCTTACAGCAGACGAAAGTTGGTTTGGCAACTACTATAATAATTTTTTGTGCTCTTTGACAATTGAATTCTTGAAAACATTCAACGAAACTTGAAAATGGTCCAACCAAAACTGTATCCTCAATAGAAATAGGTACATATGAAAGAGGAGACTTGTAAGGAAAATGAAAGAAACAAAGGAAAGATATTTCTGGATACACCTGCTGGATGCAAAGGAGTGTCGACAAGAGTTATATGGAAAGAAATCCATGTATTTGTAGAACTCTAGTACCGTTTGCATTGTCATCACATGGATGCATCATGTGTGGTTATAGTGGGTGAAGTGATACGTACCATAACCTATGCTGCACCATGCTATTTATCTGCTTGTTCACATTTATTTCGAGTACTACACACCTATGATAAGTGCCAGTACCTGACCATTATAATAATGCCATTAAGCATAGGCCATCTTAAATAACACAGGTAGTCCATGAAACACTTATGTAAATGGTCATGAAAGAAAAGTCCAATGAATTTCAAAAGACTGATATTCTTGGTTTCTTTTGTCCTTCTTCAAGTAATACACAATAAGAACAACGAATGTACAATGGAATCCATTAACTCAAAAGCCAAAGAGTAAAATAGTGACACAATGGACAAAACAGATATTACGTTAAAATTACTTGCAAAAAAATACAGCTCCAATCAAATACATGACCAAGTTCCTTTTCTAATTTTAATAGATATGTACCTCAAAGTGGCTCAGAGCCCCCTTTTCCTGTTCTATTGATTGATCAATGATCTCCTTCACCTCACAGAAAACTTTCTTTAATAAACCTGCTGAAACAGGATCTCCACCTCTTCCAACAGAAATGCGTTCCCTTATGCTCAATAGGTGTGGACTGAAAGAGTAATTGTAAGTCAGCTGTCAACCTAAAAGTGGCTAGCTCATCGATACAAATCTGCAGAGATTTTAGGTATCTTGTTATCTTTAGCACACCTTTTAGTAAATATATGTTGATATGGGGGAAAATTGATGAAGAGAGAAATTTTGGTTATCATATTAGGATTTTATGGTCGTATGGTTTAATAGATTTAACAATGCAGAACAGAAAACTAGGTGAaaaatgtatattttcaaaagactcaaaagttattaTATACTTTTGCTTGACATGGGTTAACTTCGTTAAAGTAGGTTCAaatacagtggtcaaagagtgaGATTATAGATCATTCTTCACCATTTATATAATGAAATGCAGATACAAATTATGCTTGACCAAAGTAGGGGCAAGCTTCATAAAGAGGGCCAAAATGCTAGAACAAAAAGGATAAATTAGCAAATTTAACAAGAAGTGATGTTAGATGGAACATGCAATTCAGTCTACCGCACAATCACACATCTTCTACAAAAAATGTTTTATCATAcaattatttttcaaaagataTCATAAGTTACCTAGTGTAGCAGCCAACAGAGTAACCTTCTTCACGTAAAATATTGGAAATAAATGCAGCAGTGGATCCTTTTCCTTTGGTGCCAGCAATATGAACAGCCTACAGAGATTGTCACCACAGTGAGACCAAGGCAGTATTTGACCTTTACTGAAGATTTTCCAGTCAACTGTAAGAAATGCAAAGAACTAACACAAACACATTCCTAGCATTTCAACAATGAGCTGACACGAGCACATCTGTGGCATTTCAAGTTTTTCAACAACTGCTGTCCGATTTAAGTCACATTTAGCTGTCCAAAAAATTCTGGAGGATCACTTCACCTGATCAGGGTGGCATGTTTTGAGCTGCATGATATCTAACTAGTTATTTATTGGACCAAGCAATTTTGCTGCTATGCATCAACATTGACCTGGGACCATCAAGTTAGCTCATTAGCGCTGATTTCACCATCAACCTATACAGGCAAGCAAGCAAGGGGGGAAGAAAACACACTGAACTTGACTTGATTTGGAATCTATTCAATTCCATAAGAGTAATTTTAGGGAAAAGAACTACTTTGACACGATCTGACCATTCTTCATGTCTTCTACGTCCAAAGCATAAAGACATCTATTACAATGGAGTTTTCTTCCTTTGCAGTAAATCAGCAAGAATTAGTTTCGAGACCAGAGAATCGCATACCTTAAATTGTTTGTGGGGATTTCCGAGCCGCTGCAGCAACCGCCTCATCCTCCCAAGATCGAAGCCATCATCGGTGTCCGTTCCGGCCCCTAGGGGAACACCGACCCTCTCGTAATTCTTCAATTTCTCCATGTAGTCCAGAAACTCACCGAGCTCCGGCTCCTCCGGCACGGCCGCGGACGACTTGAACCGCGACGAGATGGATGCCGACCTCGAGGGTTTGGATCCCATCATCCCCAATTGGCGAAGCGGGCGAAGGGATGTCGCGAGGCGCTGCATCGCTTCCCGATTCGCTCTCTTGAAGACGAATCCGGGAGCAGACGAGAGCGACGAGGAAGACATGGTGGGCTCGGTCGCTTCGGAGGGATCGAGAGGACCGCGAGGGGCAAGGCGAAGCTTCGAGGGTTCGGCGCGGTGGGCCGTTTTCCACCGTTGGATACGAGATCCGAAGCAATAGGAGCGGTGGATTTGCGAAGACATTAAACGGATCTTGCCTCGGATCCTTTGAAGCCACCAAGTCACCAACGATGAAGAAGAGCAGCCCGGGAAGGATCCGACACACAAAGTGGGCCGTTTTACACATTGCAGCTTACACACAGTACAAGAGGATGTTAAATTGTGGTGCCATTGACACAGTCTTGATCTGCATGGTTTTTTATGCTAACCAGGAAAAGATCGTCTTAGAAGCTGCTCTCAATTGTTCATATCACTACGATGTTCCAACTTCATGTAGAACAGGAGAGGGTCTACTTCTTTTTAGATACAAAGAAGGCATTCGAGtctcttctttttagtgattcgtATCACTTTGTATTCATTGATTTCCATATTCTGTGTTTGACTACGATCAAACCGGTCGAAATGATcaaaacacagagagagagagagagagagagaggttgtatTTGCAGAGACATTCATGTATGTGGTCAGTAGGATGTGGCCACTGAAGGAATAAGCAGCTTAATGGTGGCCTACACGAAGACCCCTCTCAGGATCATCGGCGGCATATCGATAGCGTGCCGTCCACACCCTCCacactctctccctctctctctctctctctctctctctctcattcacaTTGTAAGGTGCATTGGATGCCACCACTGATGTTTACAGTGATTTCCTGCGTTGAGTAATGCCCCTCCCCACGAAAGGACATAGCAACAAGTGACAGAGACATGCGTTTGTTGAGCTTAGGGTGGTTGAGTTGGAGTTGGACCTAATGGCCACTGCTCTCATCTGAGGACTTGGATTCAGTGCTTTACCTGACGGTATGACAGTGACTGAAGGTTACTGTTGGGTTTCCCCTGTTTCAGAGCTCCTTCCAGTTTCTGCATTGTGATGTTAATTCTCTATATGTGCTTTTATCAATGCTGATGCAAATCAATGGTTTTAGCTGCTTGCATAAGTAGGTtctctgttttctttttttattctggTTTAACTTGCTTTCTATGTTCTCtcacccttcttcttcttcttcgtctacaTCATGCAGTAAGTtttgtaatcctttagtcatttcATTTCCTTTTCCTCAGAACACCGACAATGACAGTAATTTGCAATATCTTTTTTTCTTGGATGGCTATTTAATGGTCACATGGACATGTTGGTTGTTTGTCATAAATGACCAACTGCAAGATATGACCCAAAGAActcattcaaaataataaaaaagatgtgAGCAGCTGCACAATTTGTCCTGCATCACATTTGCTACATTTACTGCATGAATCAAACAGGTGATATCTTTTACTTTCACTTTTTCATCTTACTTCATTGTTTTCTTTTAATTgtgctattattattttttattgtctTCTAACCTACTGTGAGCCACATTAAAGACTGCCATAATATATTCCTGTGAGTCTTTTTCTTCCCTTTATTTTAGGTTCTCCTGCAAGTTGGTGGTGTTCTGATATCTGAGATTTCTGTGTCAGGGGCAATGTTGCTTCCACGTGCTCGCCATCCTCACCAACATTCCCAACCGTGACTTGGCACATCCATTTTTGGTGGTAATAAATGTTGATTACGATATCTATTCTCACCAATATGACCTATGCATGTGCGATGTACTTGCGATGCACGCAACCGGGATttgtctttcttttttgttttcttttttggcCCTGTTTTCCCAACTATACATGTCCGAATCAAATACTTAATAGTGTTGGCCTAAAATAGAGTTCGATTCACACATCATCATCACCTCTCTACTCGAAAAATATCATGATcagtttttattacatcatatatAGATAGGACATGATTCACCAAAGAAGTGTGACCACACGGGGCGAGTGTTAGTGAAAGATACTTTTAAGATATCAACTTCATGCATCATTTATGCCCACAACCAACCCACTCCAACAAGCGTCATTGGCCTCCCATGGCGCAGTGTCCACTTTCTTCCAAGCCACATACTACTTGTGCAACCCAGATTAACACGGGGTCGCCCTGGGCGATCCAATGCAAAAGCCACACGCATTACCAACGTTTGGTTGTCCTTACATTCCGAAGCTTTTCTTCTTCCGCTCTATAAAAGGCCGTTCTCGCCGCAGGACTGCCAAGGAACTACTGGAACCagagtggaagggaaaggaagagAGGTCGGCCGTGTTGACATAAAGGAGGGAGATGAGCGAGAGCTTGGAGCCGGCGGCGAGGAGGACGGTGACCGAGATGAATGGTCATGGGCACAACGGGAGGAAGAAAGAGACCCGCGGTGACGGGTGCTTTCAGATGCCGCTGCACTACCCCATCTACACCAAGGCCGACTACGAGGCGATGCCGGAGTGGCAGCTCGACCGCCTGCTCTCCGAGTACGGGCTGCCCGTCGCGGGGGACGTCACGCAGAAGCGCAGATACGCCATGGGCGCGTTCCTGTGGTCGTCTCCTCGTTGAATAGGCATGGCTGTCAAACGAGTGTCGAGGCCACCAGGAAGATCTATATGCAGTGGATTAGTGTCTACTAACTAGTACTATTGAGCATTTTTGAGTTCCGGATACGGGGATGATCATGAGTTCTTCATCTTGTTTCCCTCGATTTGCATGATGTTTATGTTAATGTAAGAGACATTAAACATCTTCATAATATTACGTGAGCTCATCTTACAAGATTAGTTTATGTGTCACAGGTATAACTATGTTTCAAGTGTCGACAAATACGGCTATCTTTGACCATCCTTTATAACGACGATTGCGAAGGAGTCAAGTCATCACGAGCAATCAAGTGTCGTGCTCGTTCGTCAAGATTCGTAAACTAAAAACCTGATTTCTAAATGAGCTAAATCAAGATGATTTAATGGATCTACGAGGATGTGGAAACCATGTCATCCGCCACCACTTCCAGTTGGGTTTCTTTTGGGGTTCTATTTGCGAGTCAAAAACATGTTAATGCTACCACCAAATGGAAGACAAGGCAACGTTGAAATTTGTGGCTGTCTTGGCGTCCGCATTGCTTGCAGTGCTCCTCGTCAAACTCCCCTGTCTGCTAACACATTATTCGTCCCAGCGCATTTCAGATGAATGGGGACTTCTCCTATGGGAAAAACTGTGATTCTTGATGTGTTCGGATAGGGAATTCCCATCCAAGTAGGTTGACTTATTTGTGTTGTTCAGAAGATGCATCAAATTGCTCTTAGATAAGTAGATTCCAAGTGTCAAATTGGCCGCTGTGAGGCCTTCTCTTCCTTTGTCGTGCAAGGAGTAGATGGTGCCGAGAAGGAAAGAAGGAATACTTCCATCTATAACCACTAAAATCTTCTGGGAATAAAGAAAGGTCACCTTGCAAGCATGTTGCTGATTCTGTAGAAAAATAGAGCAATCATAATCGATGGAGTTCTTCTTCTACAAGAGCAGCTATATGCACACAGTAACATAGCAAGCTACCACCTCAAGCCTTATTGATTGACCTGAGAATAAGGACCCTCACATGGTGAGAGGTGCCAAGACACACAACAAGACATCATTTTTTCCTGCAACCAAACCAGCCGCACTTCTTTCATTGGACTCCAGCGCACAGATCCTTGACATGTTGTTACCCGAAAACGAGGGCAAGAAATCAAATGCTCGACCCCACTCGTGTTAGAGAAACCATTGCCTCTCTTTTTGTTCATGGGAATCCTCCTCGCCTTCTCCCTTGTATAAAAGCGTGAGCCCTGTCGTCAAGGAGAACTCGAGGAGAGTTTGACGGAGCgagaagcaagaagaatcagCAAGGGAGAGAGATGGGTGGGCGTGTGGAGCCGATGGCGAGGAAGCTGCCGGAGGCGAACGGGCGCTTGGGAAAGAAGCACGGCTGTGACGAGCACTACTTCCGGATGCCGCTGCACTACCCGAGATACAGCAAGGCCAACTACGAGGCGATGCCAGAGTGGCAGCTCGACCGACTGCTCGCCGAGTACGGGCTGCCCGCCATGGGAGACGTCGCGCAGAAGCGGAGCTTCGCCATGGGCGCCTTCCTGTGGACTCATCATTGAAGGGAATAACACCTTCGCTTCACAGTAATGTTGCATCCTATATCTACGAACATATAGAGGCAGATACGTCGTCTTGAAGAGAGAAAGTATTGTCACGCTGCCATTTTTTACATTCAAATCAATCTGAATCGTATTCGAAGGATATTCAAATGTGATTTAAATGAATTTGAATAGAAAAGAGTCCTCAAGAAAATTACTATTATCAACTAAATTATATCCGAATCGGAACATAATGGTAGTATCCGAAAACTTGATATATTGTTGTACAAGTGATAGGTGTGAAGTTCGAATTCATGTATGAGCGACGTCGAATATTTTTGAATGTAATCGAAACGGAATTAAGGTCAAAATGAGCTCCACGACATTGCTGGCAACTCACTACGGCAATTCCATTTGACCTCCACGACATGGAAATGATAGTGAGGTGTACTAATGCATTCATAACTCGCAAGTGGGAAGAGATCTGCTGGATTACATGCATCTACTACACAATAAATAACCCACTCAGGGATGACATCACTTTTCAGTGCACTGATTTGGTTGGTTGCTTCCCAGCTGAACCTGAACCCttctatttgtgcatcatcatcatcatcatcgacaaTAGAAAACATCATCATCGAAAAGAAAGCTCACGCTAAGAACCTAGAAGCAGGCTAAGAGGGGGCATTCTCATGCAGGACTCTGAAAGCCTCGTATTAACAGAGTTACCGCATCTGAAACTGGAAAAGCTAATCTAAAGTCTACTATGATCACCCAGTTCGAATGGAAAGGTCCAGAATCCTTGTTTTAAGTGATCTCTGATTGCACTTGCATTAAAGAACTCAATGCATCTACCACCACATGGTTTCAACTTTACTATCACCATAGTTTCCACTTAAATTAAACCTAATGTTCTTGCAACGTCAAAGTGCATCTAAATGAGCTTCAGATTAATCCCCCTGTTATACCTATGTCATGCGCGTCGCTGACCGTGCACATCGAAGTGGTCTTCAGCTGCAACAATGAGATGACAATAGAACAGCATAAACTATTCAAGTTGATGATTCTGCCATGAAAGAAGAAGATTCTGCCTTCTCCTGTTGGTAGTAGTGTTGTATGAATTAAAGATTTCGCATAGGGTTAACTACCACATGGAACGCATAGATAGTGGGTGGGACTTTTCTCCTTAGTGTTTCTTTTCCATTTTGTCCACATAGCATTAATTATCAGGCTGTGCTATAAAGCAAAAAATTAAACTGCTGTGTGTATGGGCGAATCGCCAAGTAAACTGCTCTCGGCGATGCT of the Musa acuminata AAA Group cultivar baxijiao chromosome BXJ2-10, Cavendish_Baxijiao_AAA, whole genome shotgun sequence genome contains:
- the LOC135624865 gene encoding dihydrofolate synthetase-like, whose amino-acid sequence is MSSSSLSSAPGFVFKRANREAMQRLATSLRPLRQLGMMGSKPSRSASISSRFKSSAAVPEEPELGEFLDYMEKLKNYERVGVPLGAGTDTDDGFDLGRMRRLLQRLGNPHKQFKAVHIAGTKGKGSTAAFISNILREEGYSVGCYTSPHLLSIRERISVGRGGDPVSAGLLKKVFCEVKEIIDQSIEQEKGALSHFEVFTALAYLLFSEERVDIAVIEAGLGGARDATNVICSTELATSVITSIGEEHLAALGGSLESIAMAKSGIIKHGCPVVIGGPFESHIECIIRHKASLMKSMVISACDPGIQKTLKWLRMEDDGKPSQTCDIVIQLEDLQMFITVPNVNLHLLGAHQLQNAVTATCTALCLRDQGWVISEKSIRAGLEKTRLLGRSQFLTQMEVSSIGLSGTTILTDGAHTEASAKGLAEVIRMVQPDGVLAFLVAMASDKDHLAFARQLLSGRRPELILLTEVSIAGGRSRIAFASTLKEAWTKALLESGADFVYVGIMDDEKAIEDHGSCSLITSDPNEVMLASCENASIVDSVKLADQLLKSRSRDQPALIVVTGSLHVVSSLLAALHH